One segment of Desulfovibrio sp. JC010 DNA contains the following:
- a CDS encoding TIGR01212 family radical SAM protein (This family includes YhcC from E. coli K-12, an uncharacterized radical SAM protein.) produces MHRFYGLAARLRQSFGERVQKIPLDFGFTCPNRDGHLSRKGCIFCSPQGSGSGLHKLSMSIPEQWAHWQEKLSKLYTAKLYLAYLQSYSNTYCSIDELKCALEQLEGLPGLAGLCIGTRPDCLDDEKLVLIKNLGLKETWIDLGLQSSNNQTLERINRGHTAEQFAEAVHMAHAHGLDVCAHLIAGLPGESTADFLESVRFLNELPIAGIKFHNLFVGKGTPLKKIYDAGEYTPIGKDEYIAALVQAISILRTDIVIHRLKADAIPGGLIAPEWVRQKRKVLNEIEQAMKAQGVWQGCARDDAPDEPPLWYSAEHKRETART; encoded by the coding sequence ATGCACCGTTTTTACGGTCTGGCCGCCCGTCTGCGACAGAGCTTCGGGGAGCGGGTCCAGAAAATTCCACTCGATTTCGGATTCACCTGCCCCAACCGGGACGGACACCTTTCCCGTAAAGGCTGTATCTTCTGCAGCCCGCAGGGCTCCGGCTCCGGGCTGCACAAACTATCCATGTCCATCCCCGAACAATGGGCCCACTGGCAGGAGAAACTTTCCAAGCTGTACACGGCCAAACTTTACCTTGCCTACCTGCAATCTTATTCCAACACCTATTGCAGCATTGATGAACTCAAGTGCGCTCTCGAACAATTGGAAGGTCTGCCCGGCCTTGCCGGACTGTGCATCGGTACCCGCCCGGACTGCCTTGATGACGAAAAGCTGGTACTGATCAAAAATCTCGGTCTCAAAGAAACATGGATTGATCTCGGATTGCAAAGCTCAAACAACCAGACTTTGGAACGCATCAACCGCGGCCATACCGCCGAACAATTCGCCGAAGCCGTACACATGGCCCACGCACATGGGCTGGATGTCTGCGCCCACCTCATCGCCGGGCTGCCCGGAGAATCCACCGCCGACTTCCTTGAATCAGTCCGTTTTCTCAATGAACTGCCCATTGCCGGAATCAAATTCCACAACCTCTTTGTCGGCAAGGGAACCCCGCTCAAAAAAATCTACGATGCCGGAGAATACACTCCCATTGGAAAAGACGAATACATAGCTGCGCTGGTGCAGGCCATATCCATCCTGCGCACCGATATCGTCATCCACCGCCTTAAAGCAGACGCAATTCCCGGCGGCCTGATCGCCCCTGAATGGGTGCGCCAGAAACGCAAAGTGCTCAACGAAATTGAGCAGGCCATGAAGGCCCAAGGAGTCTGGCAGGGCTGCGCGCGGGACGACGCCCCGGATGAACCGCCTTTGTGGTATAGCGCAGAGCACAAACGAGAAACGGCCCGCACGTAA
- the pstA gene encoding phosphate ABC transporter permease PstA, with protein MREKIQKAVFLLFKGAAAINGLALLIIVGFVLYYGLPAMSWEFLTENPRESMTAGGIFPCIVGTIVLSYGALMIALPWGIATAIYLNEYATSPRLVRIIRLGINNLAGVPSVVFGLFGLSLFVTVMGMGVSIMAGVCTLGALALPLVIGASEEALRSVPQTYREASLGLGATKWQTIYKVVLPAALPGMLTGAILTLSRAAGETAAIMFTAAVFFTPEMPESLFDDVMALPYHIYVLATAGTEIEKTRHIQYGTSLVLITLVLSMNMLAIFIRAKMQRKGNK; from the coding sequence ATGAGGGAGAAGATCCAGAAAGCGGTCTTCCTGCTTTTCAAAGGTGCTGCCGCCATCAATGGTCTGGCACTGTTGATCATCGTCGGCTTCGTGCTTTACTACGGGCTGCCGGCCATGAGCTGGGAATTCCTCACTGAGAATCCTCGTGAATCCATGACCGCGGGCGGGATCTTCCCCTGTATCGTAGGTACCATCGTGCTCAGTTACGGTGCGCTGATGATTGCTTTGCCCTGGGGTATCGCCACTGCGATCTATCTCAATGAATATGCTACCTCCCCCAGACTGGTGCGCATCATCCGTCTGGGAATCAATAACCTTGCGGGTGTTCCGTCCGTTGTTTTCGGCCTTTTCGGACTTTCCCTGTTTGTGACCGTTATGGGCATGGGCGTAAGTATCATGGCCGGGGTCTGTACCCTCGGTGCGCTGGCACTTCCCCTTGTTATCGGCGCATCCGAAGAGGCTCTCAGATCGGTCCCCCAGACTTACCGCGAAGCTTCCCTCGGTCTCGGGGCTACCAAATGGCAGACCATCTACAAGGTTGTTCTGCCCGCTGCGCTGCCCGGTATGCTCACCGGTGCCATCCTGACTCTCTCAAGAGCCGCAGGTGAAACCGCAGCGATCATGTTTACCGCAGCCGTGTTTTTTACCCCTGAAATGCCTGAATCCCTGTTTGATGATGTAATGGCTCTGCCTTACCATATCTACGTTCTGGCAACCGCCGGTACTGAGATCGAAAAAACAAGACACATCCAGTACGGAACCTCACTCGTACTGATCACCCTTGTACTTAGCATGAACATGCTGGCTATTTTCATCAGGGCCAAAATGCAGAGAAAAGGCAACAAGTAA
- the mrdA gene encoding penicillin-binding protein 2, which produces MSLYESKTQQPPKNGLLLLQGLILLLFCIFALRFWYLQIHKGDYFSEQARNNQLRQDNLYAPRGLIRDRNGNLLAVNEPAYALGIVREDCKDLDATLKTVSQWTGVDLGKLKKVFKKSRRRVKPFEPLILVPNLTFEQVAVIEANSLHWPGLEVVVRPRRKYLQGPLLSHVLGYVSEVDEEELEADPDLAVGDYVGKQGLEYVLEKRFRGIKGRRQNEVDATGRRLKERILNPPIAGEDIDLSIDLDLQELGGSLLEGKAGAVVVMNPDNGQILAFVSAPSYDNNSFTDGLSQKEWVALRDDPRTPLQNRVIQSVYPPGSVFKMTVAGAGLHYGMITPEDTVFCPGHMNLGKYTFRCWRKGGHGKTDLEKSLVESCDVYYYKLGKKLGVDRMSEYAFAAGYGKPTGIALPHEKGGLIPTRKWKKRRFGEIWHPGENLNFSIGQGYTLVTPLQVARSISSLINGGRLLRPQLLAGEPAEEQGVLPLTDAKRELIRKAMIATVDKPRGTARRLRMKGVVVGGKTGTAQVVKLTDELKKMKDEDIPYKYRDHAWMASFAEKGTERYVVVCMVEHGLHGSSGAGPIVKAIYDHIFKGRKEKK; this is translated from the coding sequence ATGAGCCTGTATGAATCCAAAACCCAGCAGCCCCCTAAGAACGGTCTTCTGCTGCTGCAGGGACTTATCCTTCTTTTGTTCTGCATTTTTGCCCTGCGTTTCTGGTATTTACAGATACATAAGGGCGATTATTTTTCCGAACAGGCCCGAAATAACCAGCTTCGTCAGGATAATCTTTATGCTCCGCGCGGTCTGATCAGGGACCGGAACGGCAATCTGCTGGCAGTTAACGAACCGGCCTACGCACTGGGTATTGTCCGTGAGGACTGCAAGGATCTTGATGCCACCCTGAAAACTGTTTCCCAGTGGACCGGGGTGGACCTGGGCAAGCTCAAGAAAGTTTTTAAGAAATCCCGGCGCAGGGTAAAGCCGTTTGAGCCGCTTATTCTCGTTCCCAACCTTACCTTTGAACAGGTGGCGGTGATTGAAGCCAATTCATTGCACTGGCCGGGACTGGAAGTTGTCGTGCGTCCCCGGCGTAAATATCTGCAGGGGCCTCTTCTTTCCCATGTGCTCGGCTATGTGTCCGAGGTGGACGAAGAGGAGCTTGAGGCTGATCCGGATCTTGCTGTAGGCGATTATGTGGGCAAGCAGGGGCTTGAATACGTGCTGGAGAAAAGGTTTCGGGGCATTAAGGGCCGCAGGCAGAATGAGGTGGACGCCACCGGGCGCAGGCTCAAGGAGCGCATCCTGAATCCGCCCATTGCCGGTGAGGATATTGATCTTTCCATTGATCTCGATCTGCAGGAACTGGGCGGCAGTCTGCTTGAGGGCAAAGCCGGAGCCGTGGTGGTTATGAATCCGGATAACGGTCAGATTCTGGCTTTTGTCAGTGCCCCTTCCTATGACAACAACTCTTTCACTGACGGTCTGTCCCAGAAAGAGTGGGTGGCTCTGCGAGACGATCCGCGTACTCCGCTCCAGAACAGGGTTATTCAGTCCGTGTACCCCCCGGGATCCGTCTTTAAGATGACCGTGGCCGGGGCCGGACTGCATTACGGGATGATCACCCCGGAAGACACGGTGTTCTGTCCCGGGCATATGAATCTGGGGAAGTATACTTTTCGCTGCTGGCGTAAAGGCGGCCACGGTAAGACTGATCTTGAAAAATCCCTGGTCGAGTCCTGTGACGTATATTATTACAAGTTAGGTAAAAAACTCGGCGTTGACCGCATGAGCGAGTATGCCTTTGCCGCCGGATACGGCAAGCCCACCGGGATTGCCCTGCCTCATGAAAAAGGTGGACTTATTCCCACCCGTAAGTGGAAAAAACGCAGATTCGGTGAGATCTGGCATCCGGGCGAGAACCTGAACTTTTCCATCGGGCAGGGTTACACCCTCGTCACTCCCTTACAGGTGGCCCGTTCCATTTCATCACTTATAAACGGCGGCAGGCTGCTTAGGCCGCAGCTGCTGGCCGGGGAGCCTGCGGAAGAACAAGGGGTTCTTCCTCTTACCGATGCTAAGCGTGAATTAATTCGCAAGGCCATGATCGCCACAGTGGACAAGCCTCGCGGAACCGCGCGCAGGCTGCGCATGAAAGGGGTGGTTGTCGGCGGTAAGACCGGGACCGCGCAGGTGGTCAAGCTCACTGATGAGCTTAAGAAAATGAAGGACGAGGATATCCCTTACAAATACAGGGACCACGCCTGGATGGCCAGTTTTGCTGAAAAAGGAACCGAGCGTTACGTGGTGGTCTGCATGGTTGAGCACGGCTTGCACGGTTCCTCCGGTGCCGGACCCATAGTTAAAGCCATCTATGATCATATTTTCAAAGGCAGGAAGGAAAAGAAGTAA
- the mreC gene encoding rod shape-determining protein MreC, with amino-acid sequence MKLKRAAIAVIIGLFVYLSLYSWNLRSGQLDRLAGFTGLEIVKWVLWPCEWVHDQSVEFWDKYVYLVGLKQLNDQLSSQNGLMRLEIMKLREKAAEAERYRLLLEVKPLRGWNTDGARIIAHRMGPTAALDSIIINKGVVSGVEPDTPVITPLGVVGRVVEPGISASKALLLTDLNSRISVRGQIHRSTGLLVGNGEGDLLNVKYMKLNAPVAEGEILVTSGLAGLFPPGLPVAKIVSVERSDISLFLDVEAEPLVDMENIEEVLLLHRAASVSNATAGTANSTAQVANSTAAEGR; translated from the coding sequence GTGAAGCTTAAGCGTGCCGCTATAGCCGTCATTATTGGCCTGTTTGTCTACCTCAGTCTCTATTCATGGAACCTGAGGTCGGGGCAGCTGGACCGTCTGGCCGGGTTTACCGGGCTTGAAATCGTTAAATGGGTTCTGTGGCCCTGCGAATGGGTTCATGACCAGTCTGTGGAATTCTGGGATAAATATGTTTATCTGGTGGGCTTGAAACAGCTCAACGATCAGCTCAGCTCCCAGAACGGACTCATGCGGCTGGAGATCATGAAGCTGCGTGAAAAGGCCGCTGAGGCCGAACGGTACAGGTTGCTGCTTGAAGTAAAGCCCCTCCGGGGCTGGAATACTGACGGTGCCCGGATCATTGCCCATAGAATGGGACCTACCGCCGCTCTCGATTCAATCATAATAAATAAAGGTGTTGTCTCCGGTGTGGAGCCGGATACTCCGGTCATAACTCCGCTGGGAGTTGTGGGCCGGGTGGTTGAGCCGGGGATCAGTGCATCAAAAGCATTGCTGCTCACCGACCTGAACAGCAGAATTTCCGTGCGCGGACAGATTCACCGTTCCACCGGATTGCTGGTCGGTAATGGCGAGGGCGATCTTCTCAATGTAAAATATATGAAGCTCAACGCCCCGGTCGCCGAAGGGGAGATTCTGGTTACCTCCGGCCTTGCCGGACTTTTCCCTCCCGGATTGCCGGTGGCTAAGATTGTTTCTGTTGAGCGTTCCGATATTTCCCTTTTCCTTGACGTTGAGGCCGAGCCGTTGGTGGACATGGAGAACATAGAAGAGGTTCTCCTGTTGCATCGGGCAGCGTCTGTCTCCAATGCCACTGCCGGGACTGCCAATTCAACGGCACAGGTTGCTAATTCCACTGCTGCTGAAGGGAGGTAG
- a CDS encoding rod shape-determining protein — MASIFDKILGSFSSDLAIDLGTANTLVYVKGKGVMLSEPSVVAVKRDVNGGSKVLAVGLEAKRMLGRTPGNIVAIRPMKDGVIADFEVTEAMLRHFISKVHNSRRLVRPRIMICVPTGITQVEKRAVKESAQSAGAREVYLIEEPMAAAIGANLPITEPTSNMVVDIGGGTSEIAVISLSGIVYARSVRVGGDKMDEAIMQHVKRKYSMLIGESTAESIKIKIGSAFPLEEEIEMEVKGRDLVTGIPQNILITSEEIRKAISEQVDSIVQGVRVALEQTPPELAADIVDRGIVLTGGGALLKGLDQLLSQETHLPITVVDTPLDAVVVGSGRALDEINIYKDVTID, encoded by the coding sequence ATGGCATCGATTTTCGACAAGATACTCGGTTCGTTTTCCAGTGACCTTGCAATCGACCTCGGTACAGCTAACACACTGGTTTATGTAAAAGGTAAAGGCGTAATGCTCAGCGAGCCTTCTGTGGTCGCTGTTAAGAGAGACGTTAACGGCGGTAGCAAGGTGCTCGCCGTTGGGTTGGAAGCCAAGAGGATGCTTGGTCGAACTCCCGGTAACATTGTTGCGATCAGACCCATGAAAGACGGCGTAATCGCTGACTTTGAGGTCACTGAAGCCATGTTGCGCCATTTCATTTCAAAAGTCCACAACAGCCGCAGGCTGGTCCGTCCCCGGATCATGATCTGCGTGCCCACCGGGATTACCCAGGTTGAAAAGAGGGCGGTCAAGGAAAGTGCCCAGTCCGCAGGTGCCCGTGAGGTTTACCTCATTGAAGAGCCCATGGCAGCGGCCATCGGTGCGAACCTGCCCATCACCGAGCCTACCTCCAACATGGTTGTAGACATCGGCGGCGGTACTTCCGAGATCGCGGTAATCTCCCTTTCCGGTATTGTTTACGCCCGTTCCGTACGTGTGGGCGGAGACAAGATGGATGAAGCCATCATGCAGCATGTGAAGCGCAAGTACTCCATGCTTATCGGTGAATCCACTGCCGAATCCATCAAGATCAAGATCGGTTCCGCTTTTCCGCTGGAAGAAGAGATCGAGATGGAAGTAAAGGGCCGTGACCTTGTGACCGGTATTCCCCAGAATATCCTGATCACCTCCGAAGAGATCAGGAAAGCAATTTCCGAACAGGTGGATTCCATTGTTCAGGGTGTACGCGTGGCCCTTGAACAGACTCCTCCTGAACTTGCAGCCGACATCGTTGACCGGGGCATCGTGCTCACCGGCGGCGGAGCACTGCTTAAGGGGCTTGACCAGCTTTTGAGTCAGGAAACCCATCTGCCCATCACTGTGGTGGATACTCCCCTTGATGCCGTTGTTGTCGGTTCCGGTAGAGCTTTAGATGAAATAAACATCTATAAAGACGTAACTATTGATTAA